In Procambarus clarkii isolate CNS0578487 chromosome 50, FALCON_Pclarkii_2.0, whole genome shotgun sequence, one genomic interval encodes:
- the LOC138351698 gene encoding uncharacterized protein → MSSEKHLFRKCSDVISGTWTSATTIDVERDAPRTTTSSPEDPSASKSSTSAQAVEERRERLGCGCTSSEPEVDPEPRASQAGRTDARHRTAAASTTGGTRLHTSGCSAAPLALSTAGEGAGPVAVAAADEEDEDVDDSQRPSGRPTGASGTVTGAERSADGTVTPGGRAASSGRPPGDAEGAAAANGTSTSSPTESTPTRSGGKSCTRNRFTGATAALEHPAA, encoded by the coding sequence gcacatggacgtcagcaaccaccaTCGACGTAGAGCGAGATGCACCCAGAACCACCACATCATCGCCCGAAGATCCATCGGCGTCGAaatcctccacatcagcccaagcagtagaagaacgccgggaacgcttgggcTGCGGCTGCACATCCTCAGAGCCAGAggtggacccagaaccacgggcttcacaagccgggcgaaccgacgcccgtcacagaacggcagcagcctcaaccacagggggaaccagaCTGCACACATCAGGATGCTCTGCAGCCCCTCTAGCACTCAGCACAGCCGGCGAGGGCGCAGGGCCAgtcgcagtagcagcagcagacgAAGAAGATGAAGACGTCGACGACTcgcagagaccatccggaagacccACGGGAGCATCTGGGACAGTGACAGGAGCAGAAAGATCAGCCGACGGCACTGTAACACCAGGAGGAAGGGCTGCATCATCTGGAAGACCACCGGGCGATGCAGAGGGAGCCGCAGCAGCCAACGGGACGTCCACATCCTCGCCCACTGAATCCACCCCAACAAGGAGTGGCGGGAAATCCTGCACCCGGAACAGGTTCACAGGAGCGACTGCTGCcctagagcacccggcagcctga